A region of the Paraburkholderia flava genome:
GCGAAGAAACGGATAACGTGCAAAACGAAGGAGCCGACGCATGACCCCGCTGCTGAGTGCCCGCGGCATCACCAAACGCTACGGCAACCGCACTGCATGCGCGAACGTCAGCTTCGACCTGTACCCCGGCGAGGTGCTGTGCATCGTCGGCGAATCGGGTTCGGGCAAGACGACGTTGCTGAACACGCTCGCACTGCGCACGCCGGTCGATGCAGGCACGCTGCACTACACCGCCGCGCATGGCGACGACATCGATCTGTTCGCGCTGTCCGAACCGCGCCGTCGTCTGCTGATGCGCACCGAGTGGGGCTTCGTGCAGCAGAATCCGCGCGACGGATTGCGCACCGGTGTATCGGCGGGCGCGAATATCGGCGAGCCGTTGATGGCGGTCGGTGCGCGTCACTACGGCCGCATCCGCGATACGGCGACGCAGTGGATGCAGCGCGTCGAACTCGACGCCACGCGCATCGACGAACTGCCCGCCGCGTTTTCTGGCGGCATGCAGCAGCGTCTGCAGATCGCGCGCAATCTGGTCACCGGTCCGCGGCTCGTCTTCATGGACGAACCCACCGCCGGGCTCGACGTCTCGGTGCAGGCGCGTCTGCTCGATCTGCTGCGCACGCTGACTGCAACGCTGCATCTGTCGGTGCTGATCGTCACGCACGATATCGGCGTCGCGCGGCTGCTCGCGCATCGGCTGATGGTGATGCAGGGCGGCGAAGTAGTCGAGGCCGGTCTCACCGACCAGGTACTCGACGATCCGCAGCATCCGTATACGCAAACGCTGGTGTCGTCGGTCCTGCCGGTCTGATGCGCCGCGAACGAAACGTGTTGAGCCAGGAATAAAGCCATGTCATCCATCGAATTGCGCAACCATGCGCGCGCTTTTGCCGACAACGCCGCGCTGATGCTGCGCGCGGTCGACGTCGCGAAGACGTTCACGCTGCACGGCCAGGGCGGCGTGCGGATCGACGCGCTCTCCGGCGTGTCGCTCGACGTCGCGCGCGGCGAATGCGTCGTGCTGGTCGGCCCGTCAGGCGCGGGCAAGAGCACGCTGCTGCGCTGCCTGTACGGCAACTATCTGGCGAGTCGCGGCTCGATCGCGATCCGCGATGACACACAGACCGCGCAACATATCGCGATCACGTCCGCGCAACCGCACGACGTGCTGCATCTGCGCCGCTCGGTAGTCGGTTACGTGAGCCAGTTCCTGCGCGTGATTCCGCGCGTGACGACGCTCGCGCTCGTCGCCGAGCCGCTGGTTTCGCGCGGCGTCGCGCAGGACGAAGCCGACGCGCGCGCAGAAGCGCTGCTCGCGCGGCTGAACATCCCGCGCCGCTTATGGTCGCTGGCGCCGGCGACGTTTTCCGGCGGCGAACAGCAGCGCGTGAACATCGCGCGTGGATTGATCGCCGGCCACCCGCTGCTGCTGCTCGACGAACCAACCGCCTCGCTCGACGCCGAAAACCGCGCTATCGTGGCCGGGTTGATCGTCGATGCACGCGAACGCGGCGCGGCGATCGTCGGCATCTTCCACGACGAGGACACGCGTGCGCAGGTCGCGACGCGACGCTTCGAACTCGCGCCGCCGCAACGCGACGTCGTGCTGCATTGAATCTGACTGCTGAATTTGCCTGCTGAGTTTGCCTGCTGAGTTTGCCTGATTACGGAGCCTGTCGATGTTGATCAAAAACGCTCGCGTCGTGACGCGAGACGAAGTTTTCACCGGCGCGGTGCGCATCGAGGACGGCGTGATCCGCGACGTCGAACGCGGCAACACGTCCGCACGCGACGCCGAGGACTGGGACGGCGACTATCTGCTGCCCGGCCTGATCGAGTTGCATACCGACAACCTCGAGAAGCATCTCGCACCCCGGCCCGGCGTGTTCTGGAACACCGACGCCGCGTTCGTGATCCACGACGCGCAGGTCGCGGCGGCCGGCATCACGACCGTGTTCGACGCGCTCGCGATCGGTACGCGCGCGACGGTCGGCATTCGCGGCCGCGAGATCCAGACGAAATGCGCGGAAGCACTCGAACGTTTCTCCGCGCGCGGGTTGCTGCGTGCCGAACACTTCCTGCATCTGCGCTGCGAGATCGCGACCGCCGACGTCGTCGAAGTGTTCGATTCGCTGTGCGGTCATCCGCTGCTGCGACTCGCGTCGGTGATGGATCACACGCCGGGGCAGCGTCAGTGGCACGACCGCGAGCAATGGCGCCGCTTCCAGGAACGTCACGGCAAGTGGACCGACGAGCAGGCGAGCCTGATGCTCACCGAACTCGAAAGCGAACAGCAGCGCTTTGCCGATGCACATCGTCGCGAGATCGTCGCGCGTTGCGCAACGCTCGGCGTGCCGGTCGCAAGCCATGACGACACGCTGATCGAGCACGTCGAGCAGGCCGCCGCCGAAGGCATCGTGCTCGCCGAATTCCCGACCACCCGCATCGCCGCCGAAGCGGCACACGCGCACGGCCTGTCGACCGTGATGGGTGCGCCGAACATCGTGCGTGGCGGTTCGCATTCGGGCAACGTGTCCGCACTCGAGCTCGCGGAGGCCGGCCTGCTCGACATCCTGTCGTCGGACTACGTGCCGTCGAGCCTGCTCACCGCCGCGTTCGAACTCGTCGACAAGGCCGGCTGGACGCTGCCGCAGGGGATCGCAACGGTGTCCGCCGAACCGGCTCGCAGCGCGGGCCTGCACGATCGCGGCGCGATCGAGCCGGGGCTGCGTGCGGACTTCGTGCGCGTCACGATGCTCGACGCATTGCCGGTGCCGCGCGCGACGTACCGCGCGGGGTTGCGGATCGTCTGACGCGGGTCTTTGCACGCCCTCAACGTCGTAACCCGCATGGGTTACGACGCCCTTACGCGATGCCCAATCGCTGCGCCGCACCATGCGGTTTAGAAGCGCTTCTCCTCGGCCATCCGGTGTTTCACTGACTCCGGGATCTTTTTGAACTGGTAAGCTTTGGCGCGCGTTGCTGGCCGTCGGCTAGCAACCTAGATCAGGTCCGGCTAATATGCCGGGCCATGTCGCGGGGCGGCACAACCGCCGGCGCGACTACACGAACCACTCGAGGAGTAAAAACAGTGAAAAAACTGCTAGCAGCTTTGACGGTTGCCCTGCTCGCCACCGTCTCGATCGGTGCGCACGCAAAAGACTGGACCACCATCCGTTTCGGCGTCGACGCCAGCTACCCGCCGTTCGAATCGAAGGGTTCCGACGGCAAACTCGTGGGCTTCGATATCGACCTCGGCAATGAAATCTGCAAGCGCATGAAGGCGAAGTGCGTGTGGGTCGAGAACGACTTCGACGGCATGATCCCCGCGCTGAAGGCGAAGAAGTTCGACGGCGTGCTGTCGTCGATGTCGATGACGCCGCAACGCGCCGAACAGATCGCCTTCTCGTCGAAGCTGTTCAACACGCCGACGCGCCTCGTCGCGAAGAAGGGCTCGGGCATCCTGCCGACCGCCGATTCGCTGAAGGGCAAGTCGGTTGGCGTCGAACAGGGCACGATCCAGGAAACCTACGCGAAGGCGTACTGGGAACCGAAGGGCGCGAAGGTCGTCCCGTATCAGAACCAGGATCAGGTGTATGCCGACTTGCTGTCGGGTCGTCTCGACGCGACGCTGCAGGATGCGGTGCAAGCCGAAATCGGCTTCCTGAAGACCCCGCGCGGCGCCGGCTTTGACTTCGTCGGCAAGGATCTCGACGATCCGAAGACGCTCGGCGAAGGCGCAGGCGTCGGCATGCGCAAGGAAGACACGGATCTGAAGGCGGGCATCGACAAGGCGATCGCCGGCATGATCAAGGACGGCACGTACAAGAAGATCGAGAAGAAGTACTTCGACTTCGACGTGTACGGCGGCTAAAAGCAGTTGAAGCCTTCGCGCGGCAGCGGTCTCCCGCGCCGCGCAGGCACGAATCACGGGCTCCGCCACACGCGGGGCCCGTTTTGTTTTGGGCTGTGTTTTTGACGTGCTGCTGCATACGAAGCCTTGAAGGATCGGCTAAGATCGACCCGTTATGTTTCCGGCAGCGTGGCTTCAATGCCCTGCGCCTCTCGCTTGTTTACCGCTATTTCACTGCTGATTCGCGGCCCGTCGTTCAGGCGCCGCGCAACTCACCCGATACCATGCAAACCCACCACCATCCGCTGATTTCCCCGACGCTCGGCACCGCACGCCAACTGACGAGTTTCCACTACGGCCCCGGCGGCGGCCAGAAGATCTATATCCAGTCGTCGCTGCATGCGGACGAACTGCCGGGCATGCTGGTGTCGTGGGCACTGCGTCGCAAGCTCGCTGCGCTTGAAGCAGCAGGCAAACTGCGCGGCGAAGTGATCATCGTGCCGGTCTCGAATCCGATCGGTCTGAATCAGCACTTTCTCGGCCATCTGACGGGCCGCTTCGAATCGAATACCGCGCAGAACTTCAACCGCAACTTCTACGATCTGTCGGCGCTCGTGCAGCCGGTGATCGAAGGACGTTTGACCGGCGACATCGACGCGAACCGCAAAGCGATCCGCGCCGCGATGCGCGAAGCGCTCGACGAGCAGAAGCCCGTCACCGAAATCGAATCGCAACGCCTCGCGTTGCAGCGCCTGTCGTACGATGCGGACGTCGTGCTCGATCTGCATTGCGACTGGGACGCGGCGATGCATGTCTACACGAATCCCGAACTGTGGCCCGAGGTCGAGCCGCTGTCGCGCTACCTCGAAGCGAAGGCATCGCTGCTTGCGTTGAATTCGGTCGGCAATCCGTTCGACGAGATTCACAGCTTCTGCTGGTCGGATCTGCGCGAGCGCTTCGGCAGCCGCTTCCCGATTCCGAACGGCTCGATCTCCGTGACGATCGAACTGCGCAGCCAGCACGACGTGTCGTACCCGCTGGCCGAGCACGACGCGCAGGCGATCATCGAGTACCTGACGCATCGCGGTGTGATCGACGGCACGGCCGCGCCGCAGCCGCCGCTCGAATTCCCGGCGACGCCGCTTGCAGGCACCGAGCCGATCGTCGCGCCGTCGAGCGGTGTGCTGGTATTTCGCGCGGAAGTCGGTCGCCATGTCGAGGCGGGTACGCCGATCGCCGACATCGTCGATCCGCTGACCGATACCGTCACCACGCTGAAAAGCACCGTGGCCGGTGTGATGTACGCGCGGCATATCACGCGTTTCGCGACGGCGGGTATGGAAGTCGCGCGGATTGCGGGTGAGAAGGCGTTCCGGACGGGGTCGCTGCTGTCGCAGTAGATCTGCGTTGAAATGAAGAAAAGCCGCGCGAAATCTCAGCGCGGCTTTTTTTGCTCTAACGATCAGAACGCCGGCACGATCGCGCCGTTGAACTGCGTGTTGATGTACTTGCGCACCTCATCCGACTCGTACGCCGCGACGAGTTTCTTCACCCACGGCTTGTCGCGATCGACCGCGCGCACCGCGATCAGGTTCGCATACGGGCCCTTCAGATCTTCGATGGCGATCGCGTCGTGGGTCGGTTGCAGGCCGGCCTTCACTGCGTAGTCGGTGTTGATCGACGCGGCGTCGAGATCGTCGAGCGCGCGCGGCAACTGCGCGGCGTCCAGTTCGACCAGCTTGATCTTCTTCGGATTCGATGCGACGTCGAGCGGCGTCGCGTTGACGCCGTTCGTGCCCACCCCCGCCTTCAGCTTGATCACGCCGTACTTCTGCAACAGCAACAACGCGCGATTGCCGTTCGACGGATCGTTCTGGATGCCCACCTTCGCGCCTTCCGGCAAGTCCTTGAGCGAATGGTACTTCTTCGAGTAGAAGCCCATCGGCGACGTATAGGTCAGCCCGACGTTGACGATCTTGTAGCCGCGCTGCCTGATCTGGCTATCGAGAAACGGCTGATGCTGAAAACCGTTTGCGTCGAGATCGCCGGCATCGAGTGCGGCGTTCGGCTGCACGTAATCGTTGAACTCGATCACCTTCACGTTGAGCCCTTCGCGCGCTGCGACCTTCGTCACGACCGACCAGATCTGCGCGTCCGGCCCGCTCATCGTGCCGATCTTCAGCGTGGTGTCGTCGGCACGCGCGGGCGAAACGGCGAATGCCGCGACGGCGGTCAATGCCGTTAATGCCGTCAATGCAGCAAGGAGGTTTCTACGTTGCATGCGGATCTCCGTCGATGCGGTCAGGAATGGACGCGCATCGTCGCATGCGTCGGGTGGCGCGATAACCAATCGTTTCTGATACCCATATGGGGCGCGGCCTGCGCAGCATATGCGGCGCGCGCGTGCAACAGCCCGTGCCTTTGCGCCAGCCCCTGTCGCGCCCGCGCGACAACTAGTGAGAATAACCTTCCTGTCACATTCCTTTCGCTCCTTATCCCTTACATTTGCGGCCAATCGTAAGACCAAGCCCTAGAGCGCGGCTTAGCGATTGCTTCTTTTCTAACGGAGAGTGCCTTGAACAAGAAAGTTTTGACCACCGCCCTACTCGCAACCATCGCGGGAACCGCACACGCACAAAGCAGCGTCACGCTGTACGGCCTCATCGATGCCGGTATCAGCTATGTGAACAACGCAAAGAGCGGCAACACGCACGACAAGCTCGTCAAGTTCGACGACGGCGTCGCCCAAGGTAGCCGCTGGGGCATCCGCGGCACCGAAGATCTCGGTGGCGGCCTGAAGGCTGTCTTCGTGCTCGAAAACGGCTTCAACATCGGCAACGGCACGGCTGGCCAGGGTGGCGCGATGTTCGGCCGCCAGGCATACGTCGGTCTGGCGAAGGACGGCGTCGGCTCGTTCACGTTCGGTCGTCAGTACTCGTTCTCGACCGACTTCCTCGGCTCGAACTACTCGACCGGCGGCAACACCGTCGCGGGTAACTACGCGTACCACATCAACGACGTCGACCAGTTGACGTCGAGCCGTATCAACAACGCTGTCAAGTTCACGAGCGCGAACTTCTCGGGCCTGACGTTCGGCGCGTTGTACGGCTTCTCGAACCAGGCTGGCGCATTCGCAGGCTCGCCGACGGTTGGCACGACGACGGGTTCGTCGCGCGCTTACAGCTTCGGCGTGAACTACGCGAACGGCCCGATCGGCGTTGGCGCTGCGTACACCGACATCCGCTTCCCGGGCCTGGCTGCTCCGTCGTTCTCGGCTACGGTGTCGAACGTCAATACTGGCGCAACGATCCGCGATCTGCGCACGTTCGGCCTCGGCGGCCGCTACCTGTTCGGACCGGCCACGCTGTGGGCCCTGTGGACGAACACGCGCTTTGCCCCGATCACGGGCGGCGCGACGACGTTCAACGCGTATGAAGCAGGCGTCAAGTACGCAGTCACGCCGGCACTGACGGGTGGCCTCGGCTACACGTACATGCGCCTGTCGGGTGCGAACAGCGGCCACTTCAACCAGGTCGATGCAAGCGTCGACTACGCGCTGAGCAAGCGTACCGACGTCTACGTCCTTGGTATCTATCAAGGCGCGTCGGGCCGCAACGCTGGTGTCGATCTGCAAGCGCAGATCGGTTCGAGCCCGTCGTCGTACTTCGGTACGTCGGGCCCGGGCGCGGACAACCAGGTTGCTGCGCGTATCGGTATCCGCCACAAGTTCTAAGTATTGCTACTCGCTACGGTGGGCTTTCCGTTTGTGGGGGGCTTGCTGTGGGAGTGGAAAAACGCCCTTCGGGGCGTTTTTCTTTTGGGGTGATCGATTCGTGTGCTTCGCGCGTGGGACTGTGCAAATGTGTGCGGCGGCCCGCCGCTTCCGGCGTAAGGGCCGCATCTGTTACCCTGCGGCCTTTACACACTCACACAGCCAGTCTGCGAAGCAATGGAAATTCCGTTCAACGAGCGAGGCGTGTCGGTTACGCGCAATGCGCTGTCCGCCGCCGGCCAGGTGTTCCCGCTGCGCGAGATTCGCGCGGTGCGCGTCGTCACCATCCAGAAGAACAAGGTCGTGCCCTTCGTCATCTCGGGCGTGGGACTCGTCGGGGCGATCGTCGGCGGGGTGCTGGGTTCGGGTGCGGGATTGGTGTGCGGCGTGATGCTGATTGTTGTCGGCTACCTTGCGTGGACGACTCAGGACGTCACGCACCGGTTGATGATCGAAAGCGGCGACAGCGAGCGGGAAGCGCTGTCGAGTCTTGAGCTTGCCTTCGTCGAACGCGTCGAGCAGGCCGTGCGCGCGGCGCAGTCGCCGGCACCTGTCACACAGGATTGACGCGCGCCGCCGCGGTTAGCGGCGGCGCGCAGTGCATCGCGCGCTACGTGTTAGCCGCAGCGCCGATCTTGAACTCAAATTCGCCGATGCCTTCGAGGCCGCCCTGCACCGTATCGCCCGGTTGCAGCGCGGCGACGCCGGCGGGCGTGCCGCTGAAAATCAGATCGCCCGGCTTCAGCGTCACCGACTCCGACACGTAGCGGATGATGTCCGCGACCGGCCAGATCAGTTGATTCAAATCGCCCTGCTGACGCAGCGTGCCGTTCACCGACAGCCAGATCCGGCCCGCGCCGAGATGTCCGACGGCCGATACCGGATGCAGCGGCGTCACCGGCGCGGACGCATCGAAGCCCTTGCCCCAATCCCACGGACGACCCGTTTTCTTCGCCTCGCCCTGCAGGTCGCGACGCGTCAGATCGACGCCCAGACCGTAACCCCACACCAGATCGAGCGCGTCGCCAGCTGCGACGTTCGTACCTTCCTTGCCGATCGCGATGACCATCTCGATCTCGTGATGCAGATCGCGCGTCAGCGGCGGGTACGGAATCGTGCCGGCGGCGGGCACCACTGCATCGGTCGGCTTCTGGAAAAAGAACGGCGGCTCGCGGTCGGGATTGCCGCCCATCTCGAGCGCGTGATCCGCGTAATTGCGGCCGACGCAGAACACCCGGCGAACCGGGAAACGCTCGTCCGATCCGGCGATGGCGACGGACGTGACGGCGGGCGCGGGAATAGCGAACTGAACCATGCGGGACTCCATGCGAAGTGTGTGATCGACAGAGCTGGACGATATCGCTCGCGTGGGTGGTCGGCCTGGACAGAATGGCGTGAGCGCCTGGACTATTTTGCGTGTACGGCTGGGCGCGCGGGGTTCGTTGCTGTCGCCGTTGCTTCCTCAGCGGGCAACGCGGGATTTGCGGGCTGTCTTTGTCGTGGCTGTCTTTGTCGTGGCTGTCTTTGTCGTGGCTGTTTTTATTGTCGCTGTTGCGACTCGATACTCAGATGGCGACTGTCCGGTCACCTGGCGGAAGCGTCGCGTGAAATAGGTTTCGTCGCGGTAGCCGACCTGGAACGCGATGTCCTTGATCTGCCGGCCCGGTTCGTCGAGCAGTTTCTTTGCGGTGTCGATGCGGGTCTGCGTGATCCACTGCACGACTGTCTTGCCGGTCTCGCGCTTCACAAGATCGGCGACGTAGCGCGCGGGCAGCGACATGTGCGCCGCAATCGACGCACCCGACAGCGCCGGATCGGACAGCGTCGCGCGCAGATGATCGGACACGCGCGCGAACGCTGAATCGGGTCGTGCTACGCGTAATGCGCCGGTTGCGGACTGCGCCTCGATGGCTTCGCGATGGCTGCGGCAGATCATCCCGATCAGTTGCAGCAGGTAACCTCGTAGCAGTACCGTGTCGCCGAACTGGCGGTGCTGGTCGAGTTCGATCATTCGCTGCGCGAGGGTCTCGACTTCGGCGATCTGTGCGTCGTTCAGCAGGAAGTCCATCTGCTCCTGGAGCAGGAATGGCGCGAGCATCGGCTCGTTTGCTGTCTCTGCTATCGATGCTTTGCTTGTGTCGCCGGATGGGCGGCGTCCGAGCAGGAAGTCCAGCGAGAAGTTGAGCACCAGAAAGCGCGACTGCGCCGGATGCGGAATGCGATGCACACGATGCGGCAGCACGAACGCGATCGCCTTGTGCGGAAATGGACGCACCGTGTCGCCGATTTCCTGGTGCGTGTCGCCGCCGAGGTTGATCTGGATCTGGAAGTAGTCGTGCTTGTGCGATTCGGTGATCGGCGAGCGGGCGGTTTGGTCGCGGATGTAGAAGTCGAGGTGGTCGCTACGCTCGGGCATGGCGTAGGTGCGGGAGGTTGGGGGGCGGGGCATGGGATGGGGAACGGAAGAAGTGCGTCGAGCGGGACGATGCGATCCACTGATTCGAGGTGCCGATTCTCGCATGTACTGGTTGTGGACTGTCGTTACCTGGCGAACGATCAAAGAACGTGTGTCGTCGGGATCTCGCGGCAACCCGTACTTGCTGCTGCTCCGATTGGATCGACGAGCGTCCGTTCACGACCCTCTACGGACCTTCAAAGACACGGAAAACGGACGCTCAGAAGCCGGAACCCACGGCGTCATTTGGAAGCACCGACTAGCTTTATGGCGTTGCTTTCTCGGTATCAGTCAGGGACTTTACACGCTACAACCTCTATCAATTCAAAATGCAGAGTCACTAGCTCAAAATGGTCGTGCAGGTCTTCGTGTGGCATGCACCGAATATGGACCTCCCGGAATTCCTCGGCACTGGAAAATGTTTCACCAAGCCAGACCTCCTCTGGAATGTTGCCGAATTCGATCGTATACACTTTGGTCGCTTTGATGATGCAGCGAAGCCTTTGCTTTAGATCGTAGGCCTCGATGATGTCACCCGGTGCATAGCTGCCGTCCCCGTATTCGCCGTACGGTTTGTAATACTCTGCGGCGGTATCGGCCGTGACTGTCTTCCGACCATCCATGACGGCGCGCGGCAAACTGTCATCGTTTTCATCAGCGCCCCAAAAGGTCAACCTCTTTCGCCTGTGCATCTGCATCCTTGCGTGCATTTCATCGTGAGTTGCTGGCCATCTATTTAACGATATTCAACCTCGTTTAGCACCTACAAGACACGCGTCAATCCCTCGCGACCATCACCCTGTTCTCGTGTTTGATACCGTCAAGCTCAAAGTACGCTACTCCTTCTTGCCTCATCCCACGTGAATGATAGAAAGAGATTGCTTTTTCGTTTTGCGAATTAACGGTGAGCCAGATTGAACGATTTCCAGTTCTTTCCTCAGCAATGCTTCTGGCGTGAGTTAGCAGTGCCGATCCGATTCCACGACCGGAAAAAGAGTCTTGAATGTAGAGCGTTTCAATCTCGATGGGAAGGTCCGCGTGGTATGAGCCAAAGCGCATGGCAATATACCCGGCAAGGTTTCCTTCTACCTCGGCGACCAATAGAAGGATGCCCGGATCGTTCACTAGAGCCAAGATCCTCTCTCGCGTAAATGTCATCAGGACATATTGCGCGACAACGTCGGACACGCCCGCCGCTGCATAGGTATGCACCCACACATGTGCGCCAAGTACCGCGATACTCGCTGCGTCTTCCGGTCTGGCTGTTCTTATCGAATGCGTAGCTTCCATGCTGTTCTGTTTTTCAGAGTCCGTTAAAGATGGGGCCGACGCGCCAACAAGCGCCGATGGTCGACCATGTAGGCGACATCGTCGATGTGTCCCTTCCTCTCCGATAGCGGTCCAACGCATTCTCGAAAAAATCACTGCCTCCCGACCAACCCAGCACCAACCAATCCATCCAGAACACGACGTGGACACGCCATCGCACCGCAGAGGACTCTCCGTTAACACCGCCTTAACACCCCCACCCCCACCTTTAACCCCCCGTTAACCTCTCGAAGACTAAAGTAAATCCACCTCAACAACGCACCGTCACCCCCCCGTGCCGGCGCCACCAAGATGCTTCAATCTGTCCTTCTTGCGAGAGAAACCGCGCTGCCGCGTATCCAGTACAAGCCGCGACCGCAGCCCGCTACCGTTTCGTTCGTGACGCTCGACGTCACCATCCCCGGTACCTCATCCTCAGAAGCGCGGCACGCGCTCCACACCGCGCTCGGCGATGACCTGCGCCTCTACATCGTCACCATCGACAAGCGCCACGAATACACGACCTTCCGCATCGAAGTCACCGGCCGCTCGCTCGACGATGTCATCGCCGCCCTCACCCGCACACTCGGCAACGCGACGCTAGGCCGCGCAGCAGCCAGCGCCATCCGCCGCCCCGTTGCCCGCACCAGCTAAAAAAACAGCACAACGGCAAACAAACTCAGCCGATATCGAGCGGCTTCACATGCCAGATGCCGCTCGCGTACTCGCCGATCGTGCGATCCGACGAAAACTGCCCCATCCCGGCAACGTTCGCGATCGCGCTACGCGTCCACGCGGCCGTATCGCGAAAGCGCGCATCGACTTCCTCCTGCGCTTTCGCGAACGCCGCGAAATCGGCGAGCACCATGTAGTGATCGCCCCAGTCGACGAGCGTATGGAAAATGTCCGCGAACCTCAACGGATCGTCCGGAGAAAAGACACCTGTGCGGATCTGGTCGAGCGCGACGCGCAGTTCGGGGTTCTCTTCGTATAACTGACGCGGCCTGTAGCCGGCGGCGCGCAGTTCGTCCACTTCGTCGGCGGTGTGGCCGAAGATGAACATGTTCTCGCGGCCCACCGCATCGCAGATCTCGATGTTCGCGCCGTCGAGCGTGCCGATCGTCAGCGCGCCGTTCAGCGCGAGCTTCATGTTGCCGGTGCCCGACGCTTCGGTGCCCGCCGTCGAGATCTGTTCCGACAGGTCAGCCGCCGGAATGATCAGCTCGGCGACGCTCACGCCGTAGTTCGGCACGAACACGACCTTCAACCGGTCGCCGACGAGCGGATCGTCGTTCACCGTCTTGCCGACGTCGCCGATCAACCGGATGATCGTCTTCGCCATCCGGTACGCGGACGCGGCCTTGCCCGCGAACATCACGACGCGCGGCACCCAGTCACGCTCGGGGTTCGCGCGGATCTGGTTGTAGCGGACGATCACGTGCAGCACGTTCAGCAATTGCCGCTTGTACTCGTGAATGCGCTTGACCTGTAGATCGAACAGCGCGTTCGGATCGACATTCACTTTCAGATGCTGCGCGAGGTGTTGCGTGAGACGCAGCTTGTTCTGCCGCTTCGCTTCGCGGAATGCGTCGGCGAACGTAGGATCGTCGGCGAATTCGCGCAGCTTCGACAGTTCGAACAGATCGCGGCGCCAGTGCGTGCCGATGCGTTCGTCGATCAGCGTGGACAGCGGCCGGCTCGCCTGCGACAACCAGCGTCGCGGCGTGATGCCGTTCGTCACGTTGGTGAAGCGCTCGGGGAACATGCGCGCGAAGTCGGCGAAGATGTCGCGCGTCATCAGCTGCGAATGCAGCTTCGACACGCCGTTCACCTTCTGGCTCGCGACGATCGCGAGGTGCGCCATCCGCACGCGTCGTTGCCCGTATTCGTCGATCAGCGAGATGCG
Encoded here:
- a CDS encoding fumarylacetoacetate hydrolase family protein, yielding MVQFAIPAPAVTSVAIAGSDERFPVRRVFCVGRNYADHALEMGGNPDREPPFFFQKPTDAVVPAAGTIPYPPLTRDLHHEIEMVIAIGKEGTNVAAGDALDLVWGYGLGVDLTRRDLQGEAKKTGRPWDWGKGFDASAPVTPLHPVSAVGHLGAGRIWLSVNGTLRQQGDLNQLIWPVADIIRYVSESVTLKPGDLIFSGTPAGVAALQPGDTVQGGLEGIGEFEFKIGAAANT
- a CDS encoding helix-turn-helix transcriptional regulator, whose protein sequence is MPERSDHLDFYIRDQTARSPITESHKHDYFQIQINLGGDTHQEIGDTVRPFPHKAIAFVLPHRVHRIPHPAQSRFLVLNFSLDFLLGRRPSGDTSKASIAETANEPMLAPFLLQEQMDFLLNDAQIAEVETLAQRMIELDQHRQFGDTVLLRGYLLQLIGMICRSHREAIEAQSATGALRVARPDSAFARVSDHLRATLSDPALSGASIAAHMSLPARYVADLVKRETGKTVVQWITQTRIDTAKKLLDEPGRQIKDIAFQVGYRDETYFTRRFRQVTGQSPSEYRVATATIKTATTKTATTKTATTKTARKSRVAR
- a CDS encoding ASCH domain-containing protein; this translates as MTFWGADENDDSLPRAVMDGRKTVTADTAAEYYKPYGEYGDGSYAPGDIIEAYDLKQRLRCIIKATKVYTIEFGNIPEEVWLGETFSSAEEFREVHIRCMPHEDLHDHFELVTLHFELIEVVACKVPD
- a CDS encoding GNAT family N-acetyltransferase — translated: MEATHSIRTARPEDAASIAVLGAHVWVHTYAAAGVSDVVAQYVLMTFTRERILALVNDPGILLLVAEVEGNLAGYIAMRFGSYHADLPIEIETLYIQDSFSGRGIGSALLTHARSIAEERTGNRSIWLTVNSQNEKAISFYHSRGMRQEGVAYFELDGIKHENRVMVARD
- a CDS encoding glycogen/starch/alpha-glucan phosphorylase: MTTVDLEFDQLNSTVDALRRSISNRMMYGVGKDAVTAHPHDWMHAAALAVRDRLVARWMKTTRLQYEQDVKRVYYLSMEFLIGRTFTNALLALGIHDQMKEALASLGVDMDMLTELEPDAALGNGGLGRLAACFLDSMATLGIPGFGYGIRYEYGMFRQQIVDGEQVETPDYWLRTGNAWEFPRPEVQYLVHFGGRTVQRDDHVEWIDTEHVNAMAYDTVIPGFATDATNTLRLWSARATEELDLTAFNQGDYRRAVDAKNMSENVSRLLYPDDSTPAGRELRLRQEYFFVSATMQDLIRRYMRTHSTFGRFSEKVAVHLNDTHPVLAIPELMRLLVDVHRVPWDTAWKSIEQMFSYTNHTLMPEALETWDVETLARLLPRHLEIIFEINAQFLKRVSEHSGHDTDMIRRISLIDEYGQRRVRMAHLAIVASQKVNGVSKLHSQLMTRDIFADFARMFPERFTNVTNGITPRRWLSQASRPLSTLIDERIGTHWRRDLFELSKLREFADDPTFADAFREAKRQNKLRLTQHLAQHLKVNVDPNALFDLQVKRIHEYKRQLLNVLHVIVRYNQIRANPERDWVPRVVMFAGKAASAYRMAKTIIRLIGDVGKTVNDDPLVGDRLKVVFVPNYGVSVAELIIPAADLSEQISTAGTEASGTGNMKLALNGALTIGTLDGANIEICDAVGRENMFIFGHTADEVDELRAAGYRPRQLYEENPELRVALDQIRTGVFSPDDPLRFADIFHTLVDWGDHYMVLADFAAFAKAQEEVDARFRDTAAWTRSAIANVAGMGQFSSDRTIGEYASGIWHVKPLDIG